A DNA window from Primulina tabacum isolate GXHZ01 chromosome 12, ASM2559414v2, whole genome shotgun sequence contains the following coding sequences:
- the LOC142520222 gene encoding uncharacterized protein LOC142520222: protein MPPKRKCIEGDDRTPPPDKTAKVVNEFSKLLQEQAKVHSEQIQQLLSMHTSTQGRGRGRGQGTTESFEDGAYDRFRRMNPPDFIGGPDPLVPLEWVKSLEAIFDYLKFTDQDKVSCAVFMLVKAARIWWEATKVTVNIRELKWDEFKELFNAKYFSKEVKAKKVKEFLELRQDAMSVAEYTLKFEEGCVFVPFIAENDKDKGEHLLRGLKPEIQRDVHMSKVVTYQDIVERALLDEHDEQEIEKERQLRRQAFQARDQGASANVRGDHKGKGKMEHRNKPSFPSSDTERPVCPKCGKPHKGEYLVGSGRCFRCKEMGHTA, encoded by the coding sequence ATGCCTCCCAAGAGAAAGTGTATTGAAGGGGATGATAGGACCCCTCCTCCTGATAAGACTGCCAAGGTTGTAAACGAATTCAGTAAGTTATTACAAGAACAAGCGAAGGTTCATAGCGAACAGATTCAACAACTATTGAGCATGCACACCTCTACCCAGGGTCGTGGTCGTGGAAGAGGTCAAGGCACAACTGAAAGTTTTGAAGATGGTGCATATGATCGTTTCAGGCGTATGAACCCTCCTGATTTTATTGGTGGCCCTGATCCACTAGTGCCTCTTGAATGGGTCAAGTCATTGGAGGCCATATTCGATTACTTGAAGTTCACCGACCAAGATAAGGTAAGTTGTGCTGTGTTTATGTTGGTCAAAGCTGCTCGTATTTGGTGGGAAGCTACCAAGGTTACAGTTAATATTCGAGAATTAAAGTGGGACGAGTTCAAGGAATTATTCAATGCAAAGTATTTTTCAAAGGAAGTCAAAGCCAAGAAGGTGAAGGAATTTCTTGAATTGAGGCAAGATGCTATGTCTGTCGCTGAGTATACTTTGAAGTTCGAAGAAGGATGTGTCTTTGTTCCTTTTATTGCCGAAAACGACAAAGATAAGGGAGAACACTTACTTCGTGGTTTGAAGCCAGAGATTCAGAGAGATGTTCATATGTCAAAGGTGGTCACATACCAAGACATTGTGGAGAGAGCTTTGCTTGATGAGCACGATGAGCAAGAGATTGAGAAAGAGAGGCAGTTAAGAAGGCAAGCTTTCCAAGCTAGAGATCAAGGTGCAAGCGCAAATGTTCGAGGTGACCacaaaggaaaaggcaagatgGAGCATCGCAATAAGCCTTCTTTTCCTTCTTCAGACACGGAGCGACCTGTGTGTCCTAAGTGTGGCAAGCCACACAAAGGTGAATATTTGGTTGGTAGTGGTCGATGTTTCAGATGCAAGGAAATGGGGCACACAGCATAG